One genomic region from Augochlora pura isolate Apur16 chromosome 7, APUR_v2.2.1, whole genome shotgun sequence encodes:
- the Ubc4 gene encoding ubiquitin conjugating enzyme 4 isoform X2: MLQRYFNELKDNLIVAKCAIKVELVNDSYTELKGEIAGPPDTPYEGGNFVLEIKVPETYPFNPPKVRFITKIWHPNISSVTGAICLDILKDQWAAAMTLRTVLLSLQALLAAAEPDDPQDAVVAKQYKEHPEMFRQTAKHWTFVYAGGPAKMPDLDDKIRRLTDMGIEEHNARVALSSYNWDLERATEQLFS, encoded by the exons ATGTTACAGAGATACTTCAatgaattaaaagataatttaatc GTTGCAAAATGTGCGATAAAGGTTGAATTAGTAAATGATAGTTATACTGAATTAAAAGGTGAGATTGCGGGTCCACCAGACACACCATATGAAGGAGGTAATTTTGTACTCGAGATTAAAGTTCCCGAGACATATCCCTTCAATCCTCCTAAA gtgcgatttataacaaaaatatggCATCCTAATATATCTTCAGTAACAGGTGCTATTTGTTTGGATATATTGAAGGATCAGTG GGCTGCTGCAATGACCTTACGTACAGTATTGTTATCATTGCAAGCTTTATTAGCTGCAGCTGAACCAGATGATCCGCAAGATGCAGTAGTAGCTAAACAGTATAAGGAACATCCAGAAATGTTCCGTCAAACTGCCAAGCATTGGACATTTGTGTATGCAGGTG GACCAGCAAAGATGCCTGATTTAGATGACAAAATAAGGCGACTAACAGATATGGGAATTGAGGAACACAATGCAAGAGTTGCTTTATCATCTTATAATTGGGATTTGGAACGTGCCACTGAGCAGCTCTTCAGTTAG
- the Mcad gene encoding medium-chain acyl-CoA dehydrogenase, with the protein MFSRSVVKGVKCQKFLRAFSSNNALAMGYNFELTDTQREMQELARKFTKEEIIPVAVEHDRTGKYPWEIIKKAWSLGLMNKEVPQHCGGMGLGVFISCLVAEEFAYGCTGISTAIEASGLGQAPVIVAGSKEQQKKYLGRCLEEPIVTAYCVTEPGAGSDVAGIKLKAEKKGKEWVLNGTKMWITNGGVANWYFVLARSNPDPQAPPNKAFTGFIVERDSEGLTPGRKEINMGQRASDTRMITFEDVRVPEENVLGKEGEGFKIAMRTFDKTRPPVACAAVGLAQRALDEATKYSLERKTFNKPIADHQAVAFMLADMMVGVETARLAWMKAAWAADRGIPTTTILASIAKCYAADVANKCATDAVQVFGGAGFNTEYPVEKLMRDAKIYQIYEGTGQIQRLIISRSLFAQAKQKAG; encoded by the exons ATGTTTTCACGATCG GTGGTTAAAGGTGTAAAATGTCAGAAATTCTTACGAGCATTTTCATCAAACAATGCACTTGCTATGGGCTACAACTTTG AACTGACAGATACTCAAAGAGAGATGCAAGAGTTGGCACGCAAGTttacaaaagaagaaattattccagtAGCTGTTGAACATGACAGAACTGGAAAATATCCgtgggaaattattaaaaaagctTGGAGCTTGGGACTAATGAATAAGGAAGTTCCTCAACACTGtg GGGGAATGGGTCTTGGTGTTTTTATAAGTTGTTTAGTTGCGGAAGAATTTGCTTATGGATGTACAGGAATTTCAACAGCAATAGAAGCATCAGGATTGGGT CAAGCTCCAGTAATTGTAGCTGGTTCAAAAGAGCAACAGAAGAAGTATCTTGGAAGATGTCTCGAAGAACCGATTGTAACT GCTTACTGCGTTACCGAACCTGGTGCTGGATCAGATGTGGCAGGTATTAAGTTAAAGGctgagaaaaaaggaaaggaatGGGTCCTTAATGGTACCAAAATGTGGATAACAAACGGCGGCGTAGCTAACtg GTACTTTGTATTGGCTAGATCAAATCCTGACCCACAAGCACCACCTAATAAAGCTTTTACAGGTTTTATTGTCGAACGTGATAGTGAAGGCTTAACACCCGGCCGCAAG GAAATAAACATGGGTCAAAGAGCTTCTGATACACGAATGATAACTTTCGAAGACGTGAGGGTTCCAGAGGAAAATGTTTTGGGTAAAGAGGGTGAAGGTTTTAAAATTGCTATGCGAACCTTTGACAAAACTAGACCTCCG GTGGCATGCGCAGCTGTTGGTTTAGCTCAAAGAGCACTAGATGAGGCCACAAAATATTCGTTGGAACGTAAAACCTTCAACAAACCAATAGCAGATCATCAAGCAGTGGCATTTATGTTAGCAGACATGATGGTTGGCGTTGAAACAGCTAGACTGGCCTGGATGAAAGCTGCTTGGGCAGCAGATCGAGGCATTCCTACCACAACAATACTTGCTAGCATTGCAAAATGTTACGCCGCCGACGTAGCCAATAAGTGTGCAACGGACGCTGTGCAA gtTTTCGGTGGTGCTGGTTTTAACACCGAGTACCCGGTAGAAAAATTGATGCGAGATGCAAAGATTTATCAAATATACGAAGGAACGGGACAAATTCAAAGATTGATTATCTCTCGTAGTCTCTTTGCCCAGGCTAAACAAAAAGCTGGCTAA
- the LOC144472127 gene encoding metallophosphoesterase domain-containing protein 1 isoform X2: MKIEIHPLTDNPTEAWRELSKEQKVIKINAKLPTTEAPNDKLRVVCMSDTHSLTPFIKFDIPMGDVFIHAGDFTKCGSLQEVIEFNNWIGNLPHKNKIVIAGNHELSFDSTFTHPFTMHSSGERQKHTGTSILDNIPTLGMSKDTLEEAIQTSNVKDYLTNCIYLEDSEIIIHGIKIYGTPWQPEFCKWAFNVPRGQACLSKWEMIPSDTDILITHTPPVGHGDLCCSGVRAGCVELLSTVQNRVKPKYHVFGHIHEVVFKEITGILLDLIYKILIFH; encoded by the exons ATGAAGATAGAGATACATCCACTGACAGACAATCCAACAGAAGCCTGGAGAGAATTGTCAAAGGaacaaaaagttattaaaataaatgccaAGCTTCCAACTACCGAAGCTCCAAATGATAAG ctTCGTGTTGTCTGTATGAGTGATACTCATTCTTTAACaccatttataaaattcgatataCCTATGGGAGATGTCTTTATCCATGCAGgagattttacaaaatgtgGTAGCTTACAAGAAGTTATAGAATTCAATAATTGGATTG GTAATTTGCcacataaaaataagattgtTATTGCTGGCAATCATGAGCTTAGCTTTGATTCTACGTTTACTCATCCATTTACAATGCACAGTAGTGGAGAACGTCAGAAACACACAGGGACCAGTATTTTGGATAACATACCTACGCTGGGAATGTCTAAAGATACTTTGGAAGAAGCCATTCAAACTAGCAATGTTAAAGATTACTtaacaaattgtatttatttagaagaTTCTGAGATTATTATacatggaataaaaatatatggtaCACCATG GCAACCAGAATTTTGCAAATGGGCATTTAATGTACCACGTGGTCAAGCCTGTCTTTCAAAGTGGGAAATGATACCATCAGATACAGATATTCTTATAACTCATACTCCTCCTGTAGGTCATGGAGATTTATGTTGCAGTGGAGTAAGAGCTGGATGTGTAGAATTATTGTCTACAGTGCAAAATCGAGTTAAACCAAAATATCATGTGTTTGGCCACATTCATGAAG tGGTGTTCAAAGAAATTACAGGAATcttattagatttaatttataagatTCTTATATTTCATTGA
- the Prps gene encoding phosphoribosyl pyrophosphate synthetase isoform X2 has translation MDHLKQHETKQECQCSQNMNNHVLVMPVSQPVRAKSLLRANLENSRGRLLQSRMPNIKVFSGTSHPDLAQRIVDRLGIDIGKVVTKKFSNLETCVEIGESVRGEDVYIVQSGSGEVNDNLMELLIMINACKIASASRVTAVIPCFPYARQDKKDKDFVPDLSTSRAPISAKLVANMLSVAGADHIITMDLHASQIQGFFDIPVDNLFAEPAVLKWIKENIVQWRNSIIVSPDAGGAKRVTSIADRLNVEFALIHKERKKANEVASMVLVGDVKDRVAILVDDMADTCGTICHAAEKLLEAGATKVYAILTHGIFSGPAISRINNACFEAVVVTNTIPQDGHMTDCPKIQCIDVSMMFAEAVRRTHNGESVSYLFSNVPY, from the exons ATGGATCACCTAAAACAACACGAGACCAAACAAGAATGTCAGTGCTCTCAAAACATGAACAATCATG TTTTAGTGATGCCTGTGTCCCAGCCAGTGCGTGCCAAGAGTTTGTTACGCGCAAACTTAGAAAATTCTCGCGGACGACTTTTGCAGAGCAGAATGCCAAACATCAAAGTCTTCAGTGGCACGTCGCATCCGGATTTGGCTCAGCGTATCGTCGACAGGCTCGGCATAGACATTGGAAAGGTTGTCACGAAGAAATTTAGCAACCTCGAAACATG TGTGGAAATAGGAGAATCCGTTCGAGGAGAAGACGTGTACATTGTACAAAGTGGAAGTGGAGAAGTAAATGACAATTTGATGGAACTATTGATTATGATCAATGCATGCAAAATTGCTTCAGCATCACGTGTGACAGCAGTAATACCTTGTTTCCCATATGCGAGACAAGATAAGAAGGATAAG GATTTTGTGCCCGACCTCTCTACA agTCGTGCGCCTATTTCAGCAAAATTGGTAGCAAACATGTTGTCGGTAGCAGGAGCTGATCACATCATTACAATGGATTTGCATGCTAGTCAAATTCAAGGTTTTTTCGACATTCCAGTTGACAATTTATTCGCTGAACCTGCCGTCTTAAAATggattaaggaaaatattgttcaatggCGAAACAGTATCATTGTTTCTCCAGATGCGGGTGGTGCTAAGAG gGTAACATCTATAGCTGACCGATTGAACGTTGAATTTGCGCTTATACATAAGGAAAGGAAAAAGGCAAATGAAGTTGCCAGTATGGTACTGGTTGGAGATGTAAAGGATAGAGTTGCCATTCTAGTAGATGATATGGCTGATACTTGTGGCACTATTTGTCATGCAGCAGAGAAACTATTAGAAGCTGGTGCTACAAAAGTCTATGCGATTTTAACACATGGTATCTTTAGCGGTCCAGCAATTAGCAGAATCAATAATGCCTGCTTTGAAGCTGTTGTAGTAACAAATACCATTCCTCAAGATGGTCATATGACGGACTGCCCGAAAATCCAA TGCATTGACGTATCAATGATGTTTGCTGAAGCCGTAAGAAGGACTCACAATGGTGAATCTGTATCGTACCTGTTTTCGAATGTACCGTATTAG
- the Prps gene encoding phosphoribosyl pyrophosphate synthetase isoform X1, which yields MDHLKQHETKQECQCSQNMNNHVLVMPVSQPVRAKSLLRANLENSRGRLLQSRMPNIKVFSGTSHPDLAQRIVDRLGIDIGKVVTKKFSNLETCVEIGESVRGEDVYIVQSGSGEVNDNLMELLIMINACKIASASRVTAVIPCFPYARQDKKDKGGDGGDNSNSKKQIVMKSNEWKFRSRAPISAKLVANMLSVAGADHIITMDLHASQIQGFFDIPVDNLFAEPAVLKWIKENIVQWRNSIIVSPDAGGAKRVTSIADRLNVEFALIHKERKKANEVASMVLVGDVKDRVAILVDDMADTCGTICHAAEKLLEAGATKVYAILTHGIFSGPAISRINNACFEAVVVTNTIPQDGHMTDCPKIQCIDVSMMFAEAVRRTHNGESVSYLFSNVPY from the exons ATGGATCACCTAAAACAACACGAGACCAAACAAGAATGTCAGTGCTCTCAAAACATGAACAATCATG TTTTAGTGATGCCTGTGTCCCAGCCAGTGCGTGCCAAGAGTTTGTTACGCGCAAACTTAGAAAATTCTCGCGGACGACTTTTGCAGAGCAGAATGCCAAACATCAAAGTCTTCAGTGGCACGTCGCATCCGGATTTGGCTCAGCGTATCGTCGACAGGCTCGGCATAGACATTGGAAAGGTTGTCACGAAGAAATTTAGCAACCTCGAAACATG TGTGGAAATAGGAGAATCCGTTCGAGGAGAAGACGTGTACATTGTACAAAGTGGAAGTGGAGAAGTAAATGACAATTTGATGGAACTATTGATTATGATCAATGCATGCAAAATTGCTTCAGCATCACGTGTGACAGCAGTAATACCTTGTTTCCCATATGCGAGACAAGATAAGAAGGATAAG GGTGGTGATGGAGGTGACAACTCAAATTCTAAGAAACAAATTGTCATGAAGTCAAACGAGTGGAAATTCAGG agTCGTGCGCCTATTTCAGCAAAATTGGTAGCAAACATGTTGTCGGTAGCAGGAGCTGATCACATCATTACAATGGATTTGCATGCTAGTCAAATTCAAGGTTTTTTCGACATTCCAGTTGACAATTTATTCGCTGAACCTGCCGTCTTAAAATggattaaggaaaatattgttcaatggCGAAACAGTATCATTGTTTCTCCAGATGCGGGTGGTGCTAAGAG gGTAACATCTATAGCTGACCGATTGAACGTTGAATTTGCGCTTATACATAAGGAAAGGAAAAAGGCAAATGAAGTTGCCAGTATGGTACTGGTTGGAGATGTAAAGGATAGAGTTGCCATTCTAGTAGATGATATGGCTGATACTTGTGGCACTATTTGTCATGCAGCAGAGAAACTATTAGAAGCTGGTGCTACAAAAGTCTATGCGATTTTAACACATGGTATCTTTAGCGGTCCAGCAATTAGCAGAATCAATAATGCCTGCTTTGAAGCTGTTGTAGTAACAAATACCATTCCTCAAGATGGTCATATGACGGACTGCCCGAAAATCCAA TGCATTGACGTATCAATGATGTTTGCTGAAGCCGTAAGAAGGACTCACAATGGTGAATCTGTATCGTACCTGTTTTCGAATGTACCGTATTAG
- the LOC144472127 gene encoding metallophosphoesterase domain-containing protein 1 isoform X1: MKIEIHPLTDNPTEAWRELSKEQKVIKINAKLPTTEAPNDKLRVVCMSDTHSLTPFIKFDIPMGDVFIHAGDFTKCGSLQEVIEFNNWIGNLPHKNKIVIAGNHELSFDSTFTHPFTMHSSGERQKHTGTSILDNIPTLGMSKDTLEEAIQTSNVKDYLTNCIYLEDSEIIIHGIKIYGTPWQPEFCKWAFNVPRGQACLSKWEMIPSDTDILITHTPPVGHGDLCCSGVRAGCVELLSTVQNRVKPKYHVFGHIHEGYGISSDGKIIYINASTCDLNYLPSNLPVVFDITLPSGFQKS; this comes from the exons ATGAAGATAGAGATACATCCACTGACAGACAATCCAACAGAAGCCTGGAGAGAATTGTCAAAGGaacaaaaagttattaaaataaatgccaAGCTTCCAACTACCGAAGCTCCAAATGATAAG ctTCGTGTTGTCTGTATGAGTGATACTCATTCTTTAACaccatttataaaattcgatataCCTATGGGAGATGTCTTTATCCATGCAGgagattttacaaaatgtgGTAGCTTACAAGAAGTTATAGAATTCAATAATTGGATTG GTAATTTGCcacataaaaataagattgtTATTGCTGGCAATCATGAGCTTAGCTTTGATTCTACGTTTACTCATCCATTTACAATGCACAGTAGTGGAGAACGTCAGAAACACACAGGGACCAGTATTTTGGATAACATACCTACGCTGGGAATGTCTAAAGATACTTTGGAAGAAGCCATTCAAACTAGCAATGTTAAAGATTACTtaacaaattgtatttatttagaagaTTCTGAGATTATTATacatggaataaaaatatatggtaCACCATG GCAACCAGAATTTTGCAAATGGGCATTTAATGTACCACGTGGTCAAGCCTGTCTTTCAAAGTGGGAAATGATACCATCAGATACAGATATTCTTATAACTCATACTCCTCCTGTAGGTCATGGAGATTTATGTTGCAGTGGAGTAAGAGCTGGATGTGTAGAATTATTGTCTACAGTGCAAAATCGAGTTAAACCAAAATATCATGTGTTTGGCCACATTCATGAAG GATACGGTATCTCATCtgatggaaaaataatatatataaatgcatCAACATGTGACTTAAATTACTTGCCAAGTAATCTACCGGTGGTCTTTGATATAACATTACCATCTGGTTTTcagaaatcataa
- the LOC144472130 gene encoding uncharacterized protein LOC144472130 isoform X2 — MHEGRMATGTGEGGGHTALENTTTTALTESSSSSSSVPTILTENTAAANLALAGPQQPGLHQVQQQQAQQQQQSHPRPRVSLVSDLPPANDAAGCCVAAFNNDTFS; from the exons ATGCACGAGGGCCGAATGGCTACAGGGACAGGGGAAGGTGGGGGCCACACGGCCCTCGAGAACACGACCACGACGGCCCTTACGGAATCATCatcttcctcctcctcggtACCGACGATTCTGACCGAAAACACGGCCGCGGCCAATCTGGCTCTGGCGGGACCTCAGCAGCCGGGTCTTCATCAGGTACAGCAGCAACAGgcgcaacagcagcagcaatcGCATCCGCGACCGCGGGTCAGCCTGGTCAGCGATCTGCCACCAGCGAACGATGCTGCAG GTTGCTGTGTTGCTGCTTTTAATAATGATACATTTAGTTGA
- the Ubc4 gene encoding ubiquitin conjugating enzyme 4 isoform X1 — translation MANIAAQRIKREFKEVIKSEEVAKCAIKVELVNDSYTELKGEIAGPPDTPYEGGNFVLEIKVPETYPFNPPKVRFITKIWHPNISSVTGAICLDILKDQWAAAMTLRTVLLSLQALLAAAEPDDPQDAVVAKQYKEHPEMFRQTAKHWTFVYAGGPAKMPDLDDKIRRLTDMGIEEHNARVALSSYNWDLERATEQLFS, via the exons ATGGCGAACATTGCGGCACAGAGAATCAAACGCGAATTTAAAGAGGTTATAAAAAGCGAAGAG GTTGCAAAATGTGCGATAAAGGTTGAATTAGTAAATGATAGTTATACTGAATTAAAAGGTGAGATTGCGGGTCCACCAGACACACCATATGAAGGAGGTAATTTTGTACTCGAGATTAAAGTTCCCGAGACATATCCCTTCAATCCTCCTAAA gtgcgatttataacaaaaatatggCATCCTAATATATCTTCAGTAACAGGTGCTATTTGTTTGGATATATTGAAGGATCAGTG GGCTGCTGCAATGACCTTACGTACAGTATTGTTATCATTGCAAGCTTTATTAGCTGCAGCTGAACCAGATGATCCGCAAGATGCAGTAGTAGCTAAACAGTATAAGGAACATCCAGAAATGTTCCGTCAAACTGCCAAGCATTGGACATTTGTGTATGCAGGTG GACCAGCAAAGATGCCTGATTTAGATGACAAAATAAGGCGACTAACAGATATGGGAATTGAGGAACACAATGCAAGAGTTGCTTTATCATCTTATAATTGGGATTTGGAACGTGCCACTGAGCAGCTCTTCAGTTAG
- the Prps gene encoding phosphoribosyl pyrophosphate synthetase isoform X3, with protein MDHLKQHETKQECQCSQNMNNHVLVMPVSQPVRAKSLLRANLENSRGRLLQSRMPNIKVFSGTSHPDLAQRIVDRLGIDIGKVVTKKFSNLETCVEIGESVRGEDVYIVQSGSGEVNDNLMELLIMINACKIASASRVTAVIPCFPYARQDKKDKSRAPISAKLVANMLSVAGADHIITMDLHASQIQGFFDIPVDNLFAEPAVLKWIKENIVQWRNSIIVSPDAGGAKRVTSIADRLNVEFALIHKERKKANEVASMVLVGDVKDRVAILVDDMADTCGTICHAAEKLLEAGATKVYAILTHGIFSGPAISRINNACFEAVVVTNTIPQDGHMTDCPKIQCIDVSMMFAEAVRRTHNGESVSYLFSNVPY; from the exons ATGGATCACCTAAAACAACACGAGACCAAACAAGAATGTCAGTGCTCTCAAAACATGAACAATCATG TTTTAGTGATGCCTGTGTCCCAGCCAGTGCGTGCCAAGAGTTTGTTACGCGCAAACTTAGAAAATTCTCGCGGACGACTTTTGCAGAGCAGAATGCCAAACATCAAAGTCTTCAGTGGCACGTCGCATCCGGATTTGGCTCAGCGTATCGTCGACAGGCTCGGCATAGACATTGGAAAGGTTGTCACGAAGAAATTTAGCAACCTCGAAACATG TGTGGAAATAGGAGAATCCGTTCGAGGAGAAGACGTGTACATTGTACAAAGTGGAAGTGGAGAAGTAAATGACAATTTGATGGAACTATTGATTATGATCAATGCATGCAAAATTGCTTCAGCATCACGTGTGACAGCAGTAATACCTTGTTTCCCATATGCGAGACAAGATAAGAAGGATAAG agTCGTGCGCCTATTTCAGCAAAATTGGTAGCAAACATGTTGTCGGTAGCAGGAGCTGATCACATCATTACAATGGATTTGCATGCTAGTCAAATTCAAGGTTTTTTCGACATTCCAGTTGACAATTTATTCGCTGAACCTGCCGTCTTAAAATggattaaggaaaatattgttcaatggCGAAACAGTATCATTGTTTCTCCAGATGCGGGTGGTGCTAAGAG gGTAACATCTATAGCTGACCGATTGAACGTTGAATTTGCGCTTATACATAAGGAAAGGAAAAAGGCAAATGAAGTTGCCAGTATGGTACTGGTTGGAGATGTAAAGGATAGAGTTGCCATTCTAGTAGATGATATGGCTGATACTTGTGGCACTATTTGTCATGCAGCAGAGAAACTATTAGAAGCTGGTGCTACAAAAGTCTATGCGATTTTAACACATGGTATCTTTAGCGGTCCAGCAATTAGCAGAATCAATAATGCCTGCTTTGAAGCTGTTGTAGTAACAAATACCATTCCTCAAGATGGTCATATGACGGACTGCCCGAAAATCCAA TGCATTGACGTATCAATGATGTTTGCTGAAGCCGTAAGAAGGACTCACAATGGTGAATCTGTATCGTACCTGTTTTCGAATGTACCGTATTAG
- the LOC144472130 gene encoding uncharacterized protein LOC144472130 isoform X1 encodes MHEGRMATGTGEGGGHTALENTTTTALTESSSSSSSVPTILTENTAAANLALAGPQQPGLHQVQQQQAQQQQQSHPRPRVSLVSDLPPANDAAGAVRVRSPSRIFSAK; translated from the exons ATGCACGAGGGCCGAATGGCTACAGGGACAGGGGAAGGTGGGGGCCACACGGCCCTCGAGAACACGACCACGACGGCCCTTACGGAATCATCatcttcctcctcctcggtACCGACGATTCTGACCGAAAACACGGCCGCGGCCAATCTGGCTCTGGCGGGACCTCAGCAGCCGGGTCTTCATCAGGTACAGCAGCAACAGgcgcaacagcagcagcaatcGCATCCGCGACCGCGGGTCAGCCTGGTCAGCGATCTGCCACCAGCGAACGATGCTGCAG GAGCAGTTCGTGTCCGATCTCCctctcgaatattttctgcgaAATAA